The Oncorhynchus nerka isolate Pitt River linkage group LG13, Oner_Uvic_2.0, whole genome shotgun sequence sequence GCAGTTCAGGTAAAACTTCAGGCTCAGGGAGTGGAGGTCGTCTGAAAGTGGGTTCCATCTTCTTGACCTCTGGAGCATCTTCTGGCTCCTGCTTCactgaagagagggagggagggacagttaTAGTAGATTGTTTTGCCATTCTGTTTCATTTGAACTGACATGAACGTTGGCGATGTAAGAGCTGTGATTATAGTTACCTTTGACTGCATTTGTTCCCTCCATGGCCTCAATGTCCTCCTCAGACTTGTCTGGTTTGAAGGCTAGATCAGTGACATCACTTTCCTCCTTGAATCCCCACCCTGACACAGCCAGGGGCAGCTGAACAGGGCAGCTCCTTACATCACTCCTTAGGTGAGGGTCATCCAGGAACTGGTGGAAATTAGTTGTAAATTACTCATAAGTGGACAACAAACTAGACAAttattgtacagacagacagtatgatgAGACATAGGTACATGGAAGACTCACATTGTCTCGTTCCAGATTGCGCAAAATTTCTTtggtctcttcctctgtctccctcttctccttcttaatgttgatgatgggtGAGGGACCCACACTTGGTGCATCTCTCTCACCTTCATAGCCGCCTGAATAGAGCACAGGAAGAAAGTTCAAATGAAATGATACATCATTATGGTAATGATACCATATAACAAATGTTATGGAATTACAGCTGAATGACCCTGATTCTACCTCTTTTCTTCATCATAATCTCTGCGGGCCCTTGTTCAAAGATAGAGTGGGACTGGATGACTTCTGGACGTCCCCGGCCCCGACCACCCCTACCACCTCGCTCACGACCCCGatcattctctctcctttccctcctttgCCCAGCCTCAACATTCTGCCTATAGTATAAGAAAGTAAAACTCTGTTAACAACATATGGTCCTTTAGTATGTGCTGGAAAACATTTCAGTATCATGCAATCACATATATTGTCACAGACAGAACAACTGAACTTACTCTTCTTTAGCTTTTCTGCCAATAATGTTAGGGGTGAAGGTTTTCTGAAATATAAAACATTGAAGCCAAGAtggacctagttaaataaatacacaAGTGCTGGTGATAGACCATTAAAAACACTCCATACAATTCACTGAGCCTACCTTCTTCACCCCTCCTAAGGTGAGGTCTTTGGTGCGCATGGAAGGGAAGCGGCTGGTGGAGAGGGTAGCTGGAAGCCGGCGTCCCATCACCAATCCCCTGCCACTCCCTCCAGGCGTTGCTGGAGTGCTAGAGGGGCCACCAGGGTCGCTTGAGCCTGGCTCCGCCATCCTGGACAAAGCAATTTGGGAGAAAATTGTATAGGAAAGCTAAATGGATAACTATCCACACGGCTTCATTCAATAAGTCTTCACAAGAACACCTACAGTATATCTGCATGTAGCCCTTATCATGACTACAATTCCATTGGGTCATTCCACATATCTATATGCTGCCTGAGGTAAATGCCCTGATGTGACACTGCCCGATATCATGTAAAAAAGTTCACAGCGTGAAATACCGCGGGGAAAAAATAAGTTAATAAATCGCAGCACCCCGACCCCCGAACTACTTCCCGCGGCTATGGCTCACAATCAATGATTAGCTTTCTTTTTACGCTTGTGATTGTAAAGTCGCAGCATGATAAAGCTCACAGATTGCAAATTCTCACTGGTCCTTTGCTCGTGCCAGATTCTCTTTTAGCCATTGAGGTATTAAAATAACAATCTTTGCGCAAGTgtccactagataacacagccaaagtcagattccacagccacaaggTCCAAACTGCCTACaaaatgtgtatttattatttGTGTATCTGTGAcatttactgcattgttaggagctagtaacataagcatttcactacacctgctaTAACCGCTGCTAAACTGTGTATGCGAGCAATAAACATATAAAGTTCCAAAAGGTTTCCAAAACCGTATCACTAGCAAGAATTAATAACGTTTCTAAACATTAAAACAGAGCGTCAGGATTGTAGTTCACATGGAGCCAGCTGTGGTCCATACCTTCAGCTGAGAATCCAAGAGGGGGACCCACTGGCCTTCAAATCAAGttgtatttgtcatatgcgcCGTATACAACTGGTGTaaactttactgtgaaatgcttgcttatgaGCCCTTCCCAACGAAGCAGCGtttaaaaataataacacaagaggaataaaatacacaagaatggagctttatacagggagtatcagtaccagatcaatgtgcaggggtgcggggtatttgaggtaaatatgtacataaaggcagggtaaaTTGACTGGGCATCAGGATAGAAAGGAGTCAAATAAagaagagagtagcagcagctactGATGAGTAAAAGTGGGAATGTGTGTGCGTAATTTGTATGTTTGTGTTGcattgatatgtgtgtgtgtatgcgtattAATGGCACCCAAACTATCTGCACTGACTATCTTGCACTGACCCtacgcacactcactagactatatatacacaccatatacacacactatattgacactcccacacacattcacatttcCCACACACTAGGTACCATTAattgactatttagcagtcttatggcttgggggaggTCGAAGCTGTTTCTGAGCTCGTCGGTCCGAGAGCCGATGCTCCGGTACTGTTTTCCAGACGGTAGCAGAGTGAATAGTCTATGGTTTGGGTGACTAGAATGATTAGCAATTGTTCAggcattcctctgacaccacctgatatagaggtcctggatgggagggagctcggcctcagtgatgtactgggctgtcagCACCACCTTCTGTAGCACTTTGCAGTTGAAGGcggtgcatttgccataccatGATACAACGCTCGACACACTCCacaacagccctgtcgatgtggttGGGGGAGAGCTCTCCCTTttctcctatagtccacgatcagctccttggtcttactgacgatgagggagaggttgttatcctggtacCACACTACTAAAATGCTGAGCCATCacgcgcatgttgattttgtccccaCACACCAGGCGCAATCAGGAcaagcaggttgaaatatcaaacaaactctgaaccacctATATTAATATGTGGACttgtcaaaaagcattaaacatgtatggcaatttagctagcgtgcttgctgttgctagctaatttgtcctgggatacaaacattgggttgttattttacctgaaatgcacaaggtcctctactccga is a genomic window containing:
- the LOC115140045 gene encoding DNA-directed RNA polymerase III subunit RPC4-like; translation: MAEPGSSDPGGPSSTPATPGGSGRGLVMGRRLPATLSTSRFPSMRTKDLTLGGVKKKTFTPNIIGRKAKEEQNVEAGQRRERRENDRGRERGGRGGRGRGRPEVIQSHSIFEQGPAEIMMKKRGGYEGERDAPSVGPSPIINIKKEKRETEEETKEILRNLERDNFLDDPHLRSDVRSCPVQLPLAVSGWGFKEESDVTDLAFKPDKSEEDIEAMEGTNAVKVKQEPEDAPEVKKMEPTFRRPPLPEPEVLPELLDTWSQSKVEELFFIQLPDSLPGQPPTREVRPVKTEMQSEDGQSMLLKTESQEEQQEENSCHLRDLQEGLVGRLLVRKSGRVQLILGHVTLDVALGTSCAFLQELVSIGTGEGRTGDLSVLGHIKHKLVCSPDFEALLENRV